One stretch of Alcaligenes aquatilis DNA includes these proteins:
- a CDS encoding heme lyase CcmF/NrfE family subunit produces MIPELGHFALILTFVLALAQGIVSLYGAWRGNLAWMAFARPAARWQFGLVAFSLLCLAWSFVSFDFSVAYVAQNSSTKLPLFYRIAAVWGGHEGSLLLWMFMQTGWAFAVSVYSRSLPEAMLARVLGVLGLITAGFLLFVLLSSNPFERMFPVPAEGLDLNTLLQDIGLIIHPPLLYMGYVGFSVAFAFAIAALLAGRLDASWARWSRPWTTSAWLFLTLGIAVGSWWAYYELGWGGWWFWDPVENSSFVPWLAGTALIHSLAVTEKRGSFKNWTVLLAISTFSLSILGAFLVRSGVLTSVHAFATDPARGVFILSLFAVIVGSSLILFAWRAPRVGAGGQFAVVSRESLLLVNNVLLVVVTGTVLLGTLYPLIMDSLGLGKISVGPPYFNKVFVPLMIPALVLIVFGVLANWKRANLLDLVRQLALVIVFSVVLGAAIPLLYGQWQGTAALGAGLAVWIVLGSLFDVVKRVRATRSGVFSQPRSWLGQHLAHMGVAVFVLGVTMVSHYETETDVLLQPGQTAQVGAYDARFQGVHIVPGPNFSAERGTVELLRDGKVVATLYPENRTYLSSALPMTESAINTNGLRHIYVALGDKYDQGVWSVRLYYKPLVDFIWLGCLLMALGGALAISDRRYRVKQTRTAVQNKAMNTHKQVQA; encoded by the coding sequence ATGATCCCGGAGCTTGGGCACTTTGCCCTGATTCTTACCTTTGTGCTGGCGCTGGCCCAAGGCATTGTGTCCTTGTACGGCGCCTGGCGCGGCAATCTGGCCTGGATGGCCTTTGCGCGCCCGGCAGCGCGCTGGCAATTCGGTCTGGTGGCGTTCAGCTTGCTGTGTCTGGCCTGGTCTTTTGTCAGCTTTGATTTTTCGGTCGCCTATGTGGCGCAGAACTCCAGCACCAAGCTGCCTTTGTTCTACCGCATTGCCGCAGTATGGGGCGGGCACGAAGGCTCGCTCTTGCTGTGGATGTTCATGCAAACAGGCTGGGCTTTTGCCGTCAGTGTTTACTCGCGCTCCTTGCCTGAGGCCATGCTGGCTCGGGTGCTGGGTGTATTGGGGCTGATCACTGCCGGTTTCCTGTTGTTTGTCCTGCTCAGTTCCAACCCCTTTGAGCGCATGTTCCCGGTGCCGGCTGAAGGTTTGGACCTGAACACGCTCTTGCAGGATATTGGTCTGATTATTCACCCGCCCTTGCTGTATATGGGCTATGTGGGTTTCTCGGTGGCCTTTGCCTTTGCGATTGCTGCTTTGCTGGCAGGCCGTCTGGATGCCAGTTGGGCACGTTGGTCGCGTCCCTGGACAACCTCGGCCTGGTTGTTCCTGACCTTGGGGATTGCGGTCGGTAGCTGGTGGGCCTATTACGAGCTGGGGTGGGGCGGCTGGTGGTTCTGGGATCCGGTGGAGAACTCCTCCTTTGTGCCCTGGTTGGCGGGTACTGCCTTGATTCACTCCTTGGCGGTCACGGAGAAACGTGGCAGCTTCAAGAACTGGACCGTGTTGCTGGCAATCAGCACCTTCTCCCTGTCCATCTTGGGTGCCTTCCTGGTGCGCTCCGGTGTGCTGACGTCGGTGCACGCGTTTGCGACAGACCCGGCCCGTGGTGTATTCATTCTGAGTCTGTTTGCCGTCATTGTTGGTAGCTCCCTGATTCTGTTTGCCTGGCGCGCACCGCGTGTCGGGGCAGGCGGGCAGTTTGCCGTGGTGTCGCGTGAATCCTTGCTGCTGGTCAATAATGTTTTGCTGGTGGTGGTGACAGGTACAGTCTTGCTAGGAACCTTGTACCCGCTGATCATGGATTCCTTGGGCCTGGGCAAAATCTCGGTAGGCCCGCCTTATTTCAATAAGGTGTTTGTCCCTTTGATGATCCCGGCTTTGGTCTTGATTGTCTTTGGTGTGCTGGCGAACTGGAAACGAGCCAACCTTCTGGATCTGGTGCGCCAACTGGCCTTGGTGATTGTGTTCAGCGTCGTGTTGGGTGCCGCTATTCCGTTGCTGTATGGGCAATGGCAGGGCACTGCCGCCTTGGGGGCGGGATTGGCCGTGTGGATCGTGCTGGGCAGCTTGTTCGATGTGGTCAAGCGTGTGCGCGCCACGCGTTCAGGCGTGTTCTCGCAACCACGTAGCTGGCTGGGACAGCATCTGGCGCATATGGGGGTGGCGGTTTTTGTTCTGGGCGTGACCATGGTCAGTCATTACGAAACAGAAACCGACGTTCTGTTGCAGCCTGGACAGACCGCGCAGGTCGGCGCGTATGACGCACGTTTCCAAGGCGTACACATTGTGCCCGGTCCAAATTTCTCCGCCGAGCGTGGCACGGTGGAGCTGTTACGGGACGGCAAGGTGGTCGCTACCTTGTACCCGGAAAATCGCACTTACCTGTCCTCGGCCTTGCCCATGACGGAATCGGCGATCAATACCAATGGCTTGCGTCATATTTACGTGGCGCTGGGCGATAAGTATGACCAAGGCGTCTGGAGTGTACGTCTGTACTACAAACCGCTGGTGGACTTTATCTGGCTGGGTTGTTTGCTGATGGCCTTGGGTGGCGCACTGGCGATCAGTGATCGACGCTATCGTGTCAAGCAAACTCGTACCGCTGTACAGAACAAGGCCATGAATACGCACAAGCAGGTGCAGGCATGA
- the ccmE gene encoding cytochrome c maturation protein CcmE, with product MTKRQNRLALILGALVVLGAATALVLNAFQSSLVFFFTPTEVSQGQSPENRTFRVGGIVQMDSIRRGGAQGMAVNFVVTDGAAQVPVSYTGILPDLFQEGKGVVAQGRLNEQGHFVAEEVLAKHDENYMPPEAMHAMEQAERAKQGAQP from the coding sequence ATGACTAAGCGACAGAATCGTCTTGCCCTGATTCTGGGCGCTTTAGTGGTACTGGGAGCGGCAACGGCTTTGGTCCTGAACGCCTTTCAAAGCAGTCTGGTGTTCTTTTTCACCCCTACTGAGGTTAGCCAGGGGCAAAGCCCTGAAAACCGGACTTTCCGGGTGGGCGGCATTGTGCAGATGGACAGTATTCGCCGTGGTGGAGCCCAAGGTATGGCTGTGAATTTTGTGGTGACAGACGGTGCGGCCCAGGTGCCCGTCAGCTATACCGGAATTTTGCCGGATCTGTTTCAAGAGGGGAAAGGCGTGGTGGCCCAAGGCCGCCTGAACGAGCAGGGCCATTTTGTAGCGGAAGAAGTGCTGGCCAAGCACGATGAAAACTACATGCCGCCCGAGGCCATGCATGCCATGGAGCAGGCCGAGCGTGCCAAACAAGGAGCCCAGCCATGA
- the ccmD gene encoding heme exporter protein CcmD — MMHWSSVGDFFAMGGYAVYVWGSVLACTVLLLGEVLSVRAGRARAWQRVRDERALGEQRHD; from the coding sequence ATGATGCATTGGTCGAGTGTGGGCGATTTTTTCGCTATGGGCGGCTACGCCGTGTACGTATGGGGCTCGGTGCTGGCCTGTACCGTATTGTTGCTGGGCGAAGTGCTCAGCGTACGGGCAGGACGGGCACGCGCCTGGCAACGGGTGCGTGATGAGCGCGCCCTGGGAGAGCAGCGTCATGACTAA
- the ccmC gene encoding heme ABC transporter permease CcmC → MNFLYRYAAPQNFYVLAGRIVPWAAALALLLFVAGAYVGFFLAPTDFQQGEGYRIIFLHVPVSWMSMLIYLAMGFWSLISLVFNSRTAAMMAAALAPTGAICTVLSLVTGALWGKPMWGAWWVWDARLTSELLLLFLYMGFMGLRGAIDDPRRADKAASILALVGVVNVPVIYFSVQWWNTLHQGASVSLTSSPSMATVMLTGMLLMSLAMWCYSIAIALYRVRNLILEREAHTAWVRNLTEG, encoded by the coding sequence ATGAACTTTTTGTATCGTTACGCCGCCCCTCAAAACTTTTATGTCCTGGCCGGACGCATTGTGCCGTGGGCCGCTGCATTGGCCCTGTTGCTGTTCGTGGCAGGGGCTTATGTGGGCTTTTTCCTGGCCCCGACGGATTTCCAGCAAGGCGAGGGTTACCGCATTATTTTTCTGCATGTACCGGTGTCCTGGATGTCCATGCTGATTTACCTGGCCATGGGTTTCTGGTCCTTGATCAGCCTGGTTTTCAATAGCCGTACGGCAGCCATGATGGCCGCTGCACTGGCACCGACCGGGGCGATCTGTACGGTTTTGTCCTTGGTGACTGGTGCTCTGTGGGGCAAGCCTATGTGGGGCGCCTGGTGGGTCTGGGATGCCCGTCTGACGTCCGAATTGTTGCTGCTGTTTCTGTATATGGGTTTCATGGGTTTGCGCGGGGCGATCGACGACCCGCGCCGCGCGGATAAAGCCGCCTCCATTCTGGCCTTGGTCGGGGTGGTCAATGTGCCCGTTATCTATTTCTCGGTGCAATGGTGGAACACCTTGCATCAGGGGGCTTCGGTATCGCTGACCAGCTCGCCTTCCATGGCGACCGTCATGCTGACGGGCATGTTGCTGATGAGTCTGGCCATGTGGTGCTACAGCATTGCCATCGCACTGTATCGGGTGCGCAATTTGATTCTTGAACGTGAGGCGCATACCGCCTGGGTTCGCAACTTGACGGAGGGCTGA
- the ccmB gene encoding heme exporter protein CcmB: MLNLFLALMKREWRLAMRRPGDVLIPLVFFLVVCSLFPLGVGADAALLSKMAPGVLWVSALLATLLSLSRLFEQDEQDGALEQVLFSHLPLSLWVLGKVLAHTFLTGVPLLLLAPILGLQFSLPTSSLGVLMVSLALGLPVLTLLGAIGAALVLGLRSAGVLLALLILPFYVPVLVFGAGAVQAVQAGLGAQAHLSVLAAFLLLALFFAPLATAAALRLALE; the protein is encoded by the coding sequence ATGTTGAATCTCTTTTTAGCCTTGATGAAGCGCGAGTGGCGCTTGGCGATGCGTCGGCCCGGCGATGTGCTGATTCCCCTGGTTTTCTTTCTGGTGGTGTGCAGCCTGTTCCCTTTGGGCGTGGGAGCAGATGCGGCCTTGTTGTCCAAGATGGCCCCGGGTGTGCTGTGGGTGTCGGCCTTGCTGGCCACGCTGTTGTCGCTAAGCCGCCTGTTTGAACAGGACGAGCAGGACGGCGCGTTGGAGCAGGTTCTGTTTTCCCATTTGCCGCTTAGCCTCTGGGTTTTGGGCAAGGTGCTGGCGCATACCTTTTTGACTGGCGTGCCGTTGCTGTTGTTGGCTCCCATTCTGGGGCTGCAATTCAGTCTGCCTACGTCCAGTCTGGGTGTGTTGATGGTGTCCCTGGCGCTGGGGCTGCCCGTCCTGACCTTGTTGGGGGCGATTGGCGCGGCCTTGGTGCTGGGTTTGCGTTCAGCAGGTGTCTTGCTGGCTCTATTGATTTTGCCCTTTTACGTTCCCGTTCTGGTCTTTGGGGCGGGGGCGGTGCAAGCGGTTCAGGCCGGGTTGGGTGCACAAGCGCATCTGTCCGTTCTGGCCGCTTTTTTACTGTTGGCTTTGTTCTTTGCGCCACTTGCTACGGCAGCGGCGTTGCGCCTTGCTCTTGAGTAA
- the ccmA gene encoding cytochrome c biogenesis heme-transporting ATPase CcmA, translated as MLDAVSLTCKRGQRRVFSELSLRLDAGQCLLVSGPNGSGKTSLLRILANIAQADEGQLIWRDRPVQSNDSDYRQQLVYGGHAPGLNGSLSVQENLDSLLMQDRVPLERDACDQALLAGSLLAYRRVPVRQLSAGQRRRVFLVRLALSNRPLWILDEQLTALDSAGQKFLGELIAQHLHKQGAVILTSHQTLPWDLEVQHLDLGQAC; from the coding sequence GTGCTTGACGCTGTTTCGCTGACCTGTAAACGGGGCCAGCGTCGTGTGTTCTCCGAGCTGAGCCTAAGGCTTGACGCTGGCCAATGCCTTTTGGTCAGTGGGCCCAATGGTAGCGGCAAAACCAGCTTGCTGCGTATCTTGGCCAATATTGCCCAGGCCGATGAAGGCCAACTGATCTGGCGCGACCGACCTGTGCAAAGCAACGATAGCGATTACCGGCAACAGCTTGTGTACGGCGGCCATGCCCCCGGCTTGAATGGCAGCTTATCGGTGCAAGAAAACCTGGACAGCCTGCTTATGCAGGATCGTGTTCCTTTGGAGCGGGACGCCTGTGATCAGGCGCTGCTGGCAGGCAGTTTGCTGGCTTACCGTCGAGTGCCGGTAAGGCAGTTGTCGGCAGGGCAACGCCGCCGTGTGTTTTTGGTGCGTCTGGCGCTCAGCAACCGTCCCTTATGGATTCTGGACGAGCAACTGACCGCGCTGGATAGTGCCGGTCAGAAGTTTCTGGGCGAGTTGATTGCACAGCATTTGCACAAACAGGGCGCTGTCATTCTGACCAGTCACCAGACCTTGCCCTGGGATTTGGAGGTGCAGCACCTGGATCTGGGGCAGGCATGTTGA
- a CDS encoding ureidoglycolate lyase, which yields MNTSINLVPQPLSPEAFEPYGWMLGKGLATAPATAAFSNAATDFWHEHAFDTGQNKQTEVLWVNYRIQDPTITTLENHLLTQQALIPLTGEVIHIVAESTAEGGPDLSTLQAFRIAQGQGVCMQPGCWHSSRVAQGEVTCLMLTRMSTTVDLVAHLNEGKPAVESELRPLKQSVLVSL from the coding sequence ATGAATACTTCAATTAATCTGGTTCCCCAGCCGCTAAGCCCAGAGGCGTTTGAGCCTTATGGCTGGATGTTAGGGAAAGGCTTGGCTACTGCACCTGCGACGGCTGCTTTCAGCAATGCCGCCACAGACTTTTGGCACGAACATGCGTTTGACACAGGTCAAAACAAGCAGACCGAAGTGTTATGGGTGAATTACCGTATTCAGGATCCCACCATCACAACCCTGGAAAATCACCTGCTGACGCAACAGGCACTGATCCCGCTGACTGGCGAAGTGATCCATATCGTGGCCGAAAGCACAGCCGAAGGCGGCCCGGATTTGTCCACCCTGCAAGCCTTCCGCATTGCTCAAGGGCAAGGTGTGTGCATGCAGCCCGGTTGCTGGCACAGCAGCCGTGTTGCCCAGGGTGAAGTGACCTGTTTGATGTTGACACGCATGTCGACCACAGTCGATCTGGTCGCCCATTTGAACGAGGGCAAACCGGCTGTAGAAAGCGAGCTGCGCCCTCTGAAGCAAAGTGTGCTGGTGTCGCTATAA
- the cynR gene encoding transcriptional regulator CynR: MLLRHLNYFLAVAQYQSFTRAARALHVSQPALSQQVRQLEEHLGVQLFDRTGRLVRLTDAGEVYLRYARQALQDLEEGRRALHDVSDLSRGSLRVAVAPTFTSYLIGPLVEAFYRRYPNVRLVVQEMLQERVETQLVEDELDIGIAFEKPTSTAVEFQPLLVETLALVMSRTHPLAERRSIDRDTLTRESLVLLTPEFATREQIERYCRQHDLDLKVSMESNSLNAVIEVVRRTGLATLLPAAIASNSEYLVAVSLEPAPPQRRAILMQRKGAYQSAAMRAFIELALKYGAASTF, translated from the coding sequence ATGCTTTTGCGCCATCTTAATTACTTTCTGGCGGTTGCCCAGTATCAAAGCTTTACCCGCGCTGCGCGTGCCTTGCACGTGTCTCAGCCGGCCTTGTCACAACAGGTGCGTCAGCTGGAGGAACATCTGGGCGTGCAACTGTTTGATCGTACTGGGCGGCTGGTGCGTTTAACGGATGCGGGTGAGGTCTATCTGCGTTATGCCCGCCAAGCCTTGCAGGATCTGGAAGAAGGACGGCGGGCCTTGCATGATGTCAGTGACTTGAGTCGAGGCTCCTTGCGTGTGGCGGTGGCACCGACGTTTACTTCTTACCTGATTGGCCCTTTGGTGGAGGCCTTTTACCGGCGCTATCCCAATGTGCGCCTGGTGGTGCAGGAAATGTTGCAGGAGCGCGTGGAAACGCAACTGGTCGAGGACGAGTTGGATATTGGTATTGCTTTTGAAAAGCCCACGTCAACTGCGGTGGAGTTCCAGCCATTATTGGTGGAGACCTTGGCGTTGGTCATGAGTCGTACCCACCCTTTGGCCGAGCGACGCAGCATTGATAGAGACACCTTGACGCGTGAGTCCTTGGTGTTGCTAACGCCGGAATTTGCCACACGTGAACAGATCGAACGTTATTGCCGACAGCATGATCTGGACTTGAAGGTATCGATGGAGTCGAACTCGCTCAATGCCGTGATCGAGGTGGTGCGGCGCACGGGTCTGGCGACCTTGCTGCCTGCTGCGATTGCCAGCAATAGCGAGTATTTGGTGGCGGTGAGTCTGGAACCGGCCCCGCCACAACGGCGGGCTATTTTGATGCAGCGCAAGGGCGCTTACCAGTCCGCTGCCATGCGCGCCTTTATTGAGCTGGCGCTGAAATACGGCGCGGCATCGACGTTTTAA
- a CDS encoding carbonic anhydrase, which translates to MKDIIDGFLKFQREAYPKRAKLFKNLATQQNPRALFISCSDSRLVPELVTQREPGDLFVIRNAGNIVPSYGPEPGGVTASVEYAVSALRVSDIVICGHSDCGAMTAIASCQCLDHMPAVEHWLRYADSARLVNEARTHANEQERIASMVRENVVAQLANIQTHPSVRLAMSEGRLTLHGWVYDIESGTIDAYDGGSMKFVSLADNPDVCVAPLRRG; encoded by the coding sequence ATGAAAGACATTATCGACGGTTTCCTGAAATTCCAACGGGAAGCCTATCCCAAGCGCGCCAAGCTCTTCAAAAATCTGGCCACACAACAAAACCCCCGCGCTTTGTTTATCTCTTGCTCCGATAGCCGTCTGGTCCCAGAGCTGGTGACACAACGTGAACCCGGTGATCTATTCGTGATTCGTAACGCTGGCAACATCGTTCCCTCCTACGGCCCGGAACCCGGTGGAGTGACCGCCTCGGTGGAATACGCCGTGTCCGCCCTGCGCGTGTCCGATATCGTGATCTGTGGTCACTCGGACTGTGGCGCCATGACCGCGATTGCTTCCTGTCAGTGCCTGGACCACATGCCTGCCGTGGAGCACTGGCTGCGTTATGCCGACTCGGCACGTCTGGTCAATGAAGCCCGCACCCACGCCAACGAGCAGGAACGTATTGCTTCCATGGTGCGTGAAAACGTGGTGGCCCAACTGGCCAATATCCAGACCCACCCTTCGGTGCGTCTGGCCATGTCCGAAGGCCGCTTGACCTTGCATGGCTGGGTCTACGACATTGAGTCGGGCACCATCGACGCCTATGACGGTGGCAGCATGAAGTTTGTGTCCTTGGCAGACAACCCGGATGTGTGTGTTGCGCCCTTAAGACGCGGCTAA
- a CDS encoding DsbA family protein, translated as MNTFNLPARSIVYVQDVYCGWCWGFAERMAEFEVANKHRIPFTAVSGGLFVGDRAAPMSRYPYISESNKRITQMTGARFGAAYQALAEEGTTVMDSLDAATALAVLRAQDSERAIHWVHELQQAFYVNGRSLSDQEVCLGIAAAGGLDVEMVRRHLTDGSGREQALADFALARALGVQSYPTLLFVDGREVTPLPAVGTPLEMLNQSLDSLLG; from the coding sequence ATGAACACGTTCAATTTGCCTGCTCGCTCGATTGTGTATGTGCAGGATGTGTATTGCGGTTGGTGCTGGGGTTTTGCCGAACGCATGGCCGAGTTCGAGGTGGCCAACAAGCACCGAATACCGTTTACCGCCGTTTCAGGGGGCTTGTTCGTGGGTGATCGGGCTGCTCCCATGTCCCGCTACCCTTACATTTCCGAGTCCAACAAGCGCATCACGCAAATGACAGGGGCGAGGTTTGGGGCTGCTTATCAAGCTTTGGCAGAGGAAGGGACTACGGTTATGGACTCTCTGGATGCGGCAACTGCCTTGGCTGTGCTGCGTGCGCAAGACTCGGAGCGGGCCATTCATTGGGTACACGAGTTACAGCAGGCCTTCTACGTGAACGGACGCAGCTTGTCGGATCAGGAGGTCTGCCTGGGGATTGCCGCTGCCGGTGGTCTGGATGTGGAGATGGTTCGACGCCATTTGACTGACGGTTCAGGTCGGGAGCAAGCCTTGGCGGACTTCGCGTTGGCGCGAGCCTTGGGCGTGCAATCCTATCCGACCTTATTGTTTGTGGATGGTCGAGAAGTGACGCCGCTACCTGCGGTTGGGACCCCTTTGGAAATGCTGAATCAGTCCTTGGACTCCTTGTTGGGCTGA
- a CDS encoding ABC-F family ATP-binding cassette domain-containing protein has protein sequence MTNPYLTLEGVSYTLPQGKTLFFQLNETFDSRRTGLVGRNGVGKTILAQILAGQLQPSSGHCLRSGKVHYLAQQVASVNGLRVADLAGVGPTLDALARIEAGSSAVEDFNLIEDRWDIRQQLQEALERNGLGHLNAETPAETLSGGQAMRVSLINALLSQADFLILDEPSNHLDRNNRLALIEQLRHWPHGLLLISHDRQLLDTMERIVELSSLGLRSYGGNYSHYAELKALEQQSAMNQLEHRKLERQRAQSTMQEQRQRQERRQARGNQQGKQANQAKILLDRQKGRSEATTGKLHQQHVTAQKQLAQRIQEAAELIEQDSTINLHALPLMPLTRQRVVELDKVKLPYVPADQTPVTLLLNGQQRVGVIGPNGCGKSTLLKVIAGQVEPLAGHCKVVPQHVYLDQGLADLDPQQTVLEQIQAVNRKSSEGDLRMRLAQLGLDAQKVTGPSGTLSGGERLKAALACVLYADPPPQLLLLDEPSNHLDLPSTLALETMLNSYQGTLMVVSHDDAFMNNLGLTKRLEFSEEGWSLRPW, from the coding sequence ATGACGAATCCTTATCTGACGCTGGAAGGCGTCTCCTATACCTTGCCGCAAGGCAAGACTCTGTTTTTCCAACTGAACGAAACCTTCGACTCGCGGCGCACAGGCCTGGTCGGACGCAATGGCGTGGGCAAAACCATTCTGGCTCAAATCCTGGCTGGGCAACTCCAACCCAGCAGCGGTCATTGCCTGCGATCGGGAAAAGTCCATTATCTGGCGCAGCAAGTGGCGTCCGTCAATGGCTTGCGCGTCGCTGATCTGGCGGGCGTAGGCCCAACCCTGGACGCACTGGCCCGGATTGAAGCTGGCAGTAGTGCCGTGGAAGACTTCAATCTGATCGAAGACCGTTGGGATATTCGGCAGCAATTGCAAGAAGCGCTGGAGCGCAATGGTTTAGGGCATCTCAATGCCGAGACACCTGCCGAAACGTTAAGCGGCGGCCAGGCCATGCGGGTGTCGCTGATCAATGCCTTGCTGTCTCAGGCCGATTTCCTGATTCTGGATGAGCCCAGCAACCACCTGGATCGCAACAACCGGCTTGCCTTGATCGAGCAATTACGACACTGGCCCCACGGCCTGCTGCTCATCAGCCATGACCGCCAACTGCTGGACACAATGGAGCGCATTGTGGAGCTATCTTCCCTGGGGCTGCGTAGCTATGGCGGCAATTACAGCCACTACGCCGAGCTGAAAGCCCTGGAACAGCAAAGCGCCATGAACCAGCTGGAGCACCGCAAGCTGGAACGTCAGCGCGCGCAAAGCACCATGCAAGAGCAACGCCAACGGCAAGAGCGTAGACAGGCACGCGGGAATCAACAGGGCAAGCAAGCCAATCAGGCCAAGATTCTGCTGGACAGGCAAAAAGGTCGCAGTGAAGCCACCACCGGCAAACTGCACCAGCAACACGTGACGGCTCAAAAGCAGTTAGCACAACGCATACAGGAAGCCGCCGAATTGATTGAGCAGGACAGCACCATCAATCTGCACGCCCTACCCTTGATGCCGCTGACCCGTCAGCGCGTTGTGGAACTGGATAAGGTGAAACTCCCCTATGTCCCGGCCGACCAAACCCCAGTCACGCTGCTACTAAACGGCCAACAACGGGTAGGGGTCATAGGCCCGAACGGCTGCGGGAAATCCACGCTGCTCAAGGTCATTGCAGGCCAAGTGGAACCGCTTGCTGGACACTGCAAAGTAGTGCCACAACATGTTTATCTGGATCAGGGCTTGGCCGATCTGGATCCACAGCAAACCGTGCTGGAACAGATACAGGCCGTCAACCGCAAAAGCAGCGAGGGTGACTTACGCATGCGTCTGGCACAACTGGGACTAGACGCCCAAAAAGTCACCGGCCCCAGCGGGACCTTGAGCGGTGGCGAGCGGCTAAAAGCCGCTCTGGCCTGCGTGCTGTACGCTGATCCCCCACCACAACTGCTGCTTCTGGATGAACCTAGCAACCACCTGGACCTGCCGTCCACCTTGGCCCTGGAAACCATGTTGAACAGCTACCAGGGCACGCTGATGGTGGTTTCGCACGACGATGCCTTCATGAACAATCTTGGGCTGACGAAGCGTCTGGAATTTAGTGAGGAAGGTTGGAGCTTGCGGCCTTGGTAG
- a CDS encoding LuxR C-terminal-related transcriptional regulator — protein sequence MSDSLFLPVDIALPVPVLVVEDEPLLQRRLQDILLQLGYPQDALLFAGSLAQARDCLDMGPVALALVDLMLPDGNGLSLIEAMRKDDPGLGILVISAWSTEESILSALRAGATGYVLKERDDIEVAMSIRSVLRGGAPIDPFIARRILELLPTLPTTISAPQEERLSDRERQILLLVADGLTNREIAERLFLSHHTVESHVKRIYRKLAVSSRTLAIKTARARGVIP from the coding sequence ATGAGCGATTCTTTATTCCTTCCCGTTGATATTGCCCTGCCGGTCCCTGTCCTGGTCGTCGAGGATGAGCCGTTGCTGCAGCGGCGTTTACAAGACATTTTGCTGCAACTCGGCTACCCACAAGACGCCTTACTATTTGCGGGTTCATTGGCACAAGCCAGGGACTGCCTAGATATGGGCCCTGTCGCTCTAGCCCTAGTCGACTTGATGCTGCCCGATGGCAACGGACTAAGCCTGATAGAAGCGATGCGCAAAGATGACCCAGGACTGGGGATACTGGTTATCTCGGCCTGGAGCACGGAAGAATCCATCTTGAGCGCGTTGCGTGCAGGGGCTACCGGTTATGTTTTGAAGGAACGGGATGATATTGAGGTAGCTATGTCAATACGCAGTGTGCTGCGGGGTGGTGCCCCGATCGATCCATTTATTGCGCGACGCATCCTCGAGCTATTGCCAACCCTCCCTACCACCATCAGCGCCCCCCAAGAAGAGCGACTGAGTGACCGTGAACGACAAATACTACTTCTGGTGGCTGATGGCCTGACCAATAGGGAAATAGCCGAACGGTTGTTTCTATCGCACCACACGGTAGAAAGCCACGTCAAACGGATTTATCGCAAATTGGCAGTTTCCTCACGAACGCTGGCCATCAAGACTGCACGGGCACGTGGGGTCATTCCATGA